In the genome of Ureibacillus sp. FSL W7-1570, the window AAATAATATTTTAAAAAACAGTAAAACGTGGGAAGCGATTCTATTGATTTATTGATTTTTCTAACCTTCAAATACAATGAATAGATTCATAGATTTTCAAAAAATAATATATAGTAATAAACAAATGGAAGATATGAGAAAAAATTCTCTAAACTAAAAATTTTTCCATTTTACTAAATATTTTATACATTTCTTTCTAACCTAGCAATATCTGTTTTTAATACAGAAAATTTTGAATTATTCATTTTATAGAATCTTTAGAAAGTTTTATTTTAACATTAAATATATGGAAAAGATAGAAAAAATAAAAATTTTTGGAACATAACAATAAAAGAGCCAGGCAATTTTTTGCACCTGGCTCCTCTTTTTAATCCAAATTTTGAATTTGAAATAGGTCGTGATATATTCCTTTTTTCGCCATCAAAGACTCATGATTGCCTTCTTCTGCCACTTCACCATGGTCAATGACAAAAATTTTATCGGCATGAGTAATGGTCGATAGGCGATGGGCAATGATGATGGTTGTTCGGTCACTCGCCAAACGTTCCAACGATTCCTGGATCAACGCTTCGCTTTCCAAATCGAGGGCGGAGGTTGCTTCATCCAGCACCAAGATTGGAGGATTTTTCAAAAACACCCTTGCGATGGCGATACGCTGTTTCTGGCCGCCTGACAGCTTGACTCCCCGCTCTCCCACTTTGGTGTCATATCCATTCGGCAGCGACATGATAAAGTCATGGGCATTCGCCGCTTTTGCCGCCGCAATGACTTCTTCATCCGTCGCATCCGGTTTTCCCATTAAAATGTTTTGCTTCACGGAATCGCTGAATAAAATATTGTCCTGCAACACAATGCCGATCTGCGAACGGAGGGTCTTGATGTCCACCTCCCGCACATCTTTGCCATCAATTTTTACAGAACCGGATGTTACATCATAAAAGCGCGGTATGAGGCTGACTATCGTCGATTTCCCTCCACCGCTCATTCCGACAAATGCGGCGGTTTCCCCAGGCTGGATGGTAAAGTTGATGCTTTTTAATACCGGTTGCCCCTCTTCTTCGTATTTGAATTGGACGTTCTGGAATTCCACTTTCCCTGTAACCGGCGGCAATGGAAGAGCATTCGGTTTATTTTGGACATCGTACTCTTCATCCATCAAACTGAACATCCTGTCCATTGAAGCGATGGATTGGGTAAGGGTCGTTGAAGAGTTCATCAATCTTCTTAACGGTGAATAAAGCCTCTCGATATATCCCATAAATGCCGCCATTTCACCGACGGATAATTGCCCCTGAATGATCAGGTAGGAAGCAAAGCCGATGACCAACAGAGGGGCGATATCCGTAATCGTGTTGACTACCGCGAAGGATTTTGCATTCCATCTTGTATGGTCCAGAGATTTGTCCAAAAACTCGCCATTTTCCTTGTCAAAAATCTTTTGTTCGTGTTCCTCAAGAGCAAAGCTTTTTACAATGCTGATGCCGCTCACCCGTTCATGCAAATAGCTTTGCAAATTCGCCAGCGCCTGGGAACGGATTCTTGTCAACGCCCTCAGTCTTCCAAAGAAATACTTTACACTGATTGCGAATAACGGAAGGGAAATCACCGCAACGATCGTCAATTTCCAATCCATCGTCAGCATGATTCCTATGACGATCAAAATCGTTGTCATATCAAGCCATAAATTCATCAGCCCAATCATCACAAAGTTTTTCGTCGCTTCAACATCATTGATGAAGCGGGAAATGATATCCCCTGCCCGATGATTGGAATAAAATTTCAAACTCAACTTTTGCAAGTGCACATAAAGTTCTTTCCGAATGTCATACAGCACCTTATTGCTGACATGTTGGGCGAAATATTGCCGATAATATTCCACCGGTGGCCGGATGATGAAGAAGATGACGAGGGCTCCGCCAAGCCAATAAGTCAATTGCTTGATGCGTTCGGCATCCGTCAATTCAGTATTTAACAGAATATCATCGATGACAATTTTCGTTAAGAATGGAATGAACAACGGGATGCCAAATTTGATGACCCCTATGATCAGGGTCAAAATGATTTCCCAGTAGTAGGGCTTGACAAAACGCATATATCTTCGAATACTGTCCAAAAGCGATCACATCCTTACTGCTACACATGGAGTGTCAATTTTCCTTTTATTTTTCCAAGTTTGACATAACGAATTCTATTTTACCACAATAAAAAAGACGTCTCTTCCCACATGAGACGCCGAAAAGCTATTTATTATTGGATTGCATGTCTTTGTAAAATAAATACCGGTTTGTCCATACTTCTATAAAGTCCTGGGCAAAGGGACCTTTTTTCTGCTTCACCCAGCTCAGGAGTTTAGTGACATTGCGCTTTAATATTTTATCGATCACATCCGGATAGCCCATTTCCGCTTTATGTTGTTCATATTCATCTTCATCCAGCAATGTATAGGTCTTGTCAGGGAACACTTTGAGATCCAGGTCGTAATCGATATATTTGATCGCGTTATTGTCAAAGACAAAAGGGGAACTCATATTACAATAATAATAAACCCCGTCTTCCCGCAACATGCAGATGATATTGAACCAGTGTTCCGCATGAAAATAACATATGGAAGGCTCTCTTGTAAGCCAAGTTCGACCATCCGCTTCTGTAACAAGAGTTCTGTCATTTGCTCCGATAATAATATTTTTCGTTCCTTTTAATACCATCGTTTCGTGCCAAACCCGGTGGATGCTTCCATTATGTTTATAACTATGTATTTGTATGGTTTCTCCTTCTTTCGGTACCGTCATTTTTTAGCCCCACCTTTTCACTTTCCTATATACTCACGTCTATTATATCAATGTTTCTGAAAACTTGTAGGAAATAACACACTCTTTATATATTATATTGAGGAACGGCTCATTTTACTATTAAAATCAATAATTATTCTTGATGTGTTATCCATTGATAAGGAACTGGCGCAAAAAATAAAGGTATAGACAAAAATGTCTATACCAGTAGCACTCAATCGCTGTTTCTTATTTGTTGTTGTTTTTGTTTTGTTGTTGGTTTTGTGGTTTTTTGTTGTTTTGTTGGTCTTGACGAGTTTGTTCAAAATCCTGTTCTTGAGCAAACTCCTCTGCCTGGTTGTTTTTGTTGCGATTTTTTGCCATGAATGTTCACCTCCACGCTAGTTATTGTGGACAGGTGAACCCGGGATTATTCCGGGGAATGAAAAATATATTGATTCAGAATATTCACAATTTTTACCATTGGCACCGGAAGCGGCAAGCCTTCGATTTCCTTCAATGTGACATAATGCGCAAACTCCGGCAGTTCCCCGTTTTCTGTGATGTCCACCAAATGGCAACGCAAATTCCAGATTAAATGGGAGAAAATATGCTTCTGTTCGAAAAAATCTTCTTCGATGATATTTTTGATTTCCACATTGTATTTTAATTCAAATTGTTTTTTTGTATCTTCCGATGATTTGCCCTTCAGCATCATCGGAAACTGCCACATGTTTGCAAGGAGTCCTTCTTCCGGACGCTTTTCGAACAAGACTTTCCCATCATTGACTGCGATATACACATCATAAAATTCATGTTTTTCTTTTGTTTTCTTCGTCTTGATCGGCAACTGTTCCGCATCGCCTTCCATAAATCCCAGACAATATTCCCTCACCGGACAAAGCAGGCACTTTGGAGAAGATGGCGTACAAATCATCGCCCCCAAATCCATCAATGCCTGATTGAAATCCCCAGGGTATTCCGGATGGATCAATTGTTCCACCGCTTCTTCAAAGATTTTCCGGGTTTTTACAAGGGAAATGTCCTCTTTGATATGTAACACCCGGCTCAATACACGCATCACATTGCCGTCGACTGCATGTTCCGGGAGATTATAGGCAATGCTTAAAATGGCTCCGGCAGTATAAGGGCCGACGCCTTTTAATCGTTGCAGGTCATGGCGGTTGTTCGGCACCGTGCCGCCATATTTCTCAACCACTTCTTTTACACCGGCTTGCAGGTTGCGGGCTCTTGAATAATATCCAAGCCCCTCCCACATCTTGAGCAGCTCTTCTTCATCGGCGTTTGCCAGCGACTCGATTGTGGGATATTTATCGATAAACCGTTGATAATATGGAATGACCGTGTCCACACGGGTTTGTTGAAGCATCACTTCCGAAACCCAAATTTTATATGGATCGTTTGTTTGTCTCCAAGGCAAATCACGTTTTTCTTCATGAAACCATTCGACAAGACTTTGTCGAAATTGTTGCGAATATGGGTATTTCACTAGTTCCTCCTGACAGTTTTCGATTTTATTTTTAGTAATTAGGGTATAATATAATTATAAAGAAGTTGTATTTATTTTGCTTTTACAAATTCTGTAGTCCTCCGTTTTTAAGGAGATGATTTGGATGGATACTGGCACTCACCTCGTCATGGGCATTGCCCTCGGAGGGTTATCTTTGATTGATCCGGTTGTGGCAAATCATAGCGTGACTTTTGCAGCAGTTTTAACAGGAACAATTGTCGGTTCCCAAGCTCCTGATGTAGACACGATATTAAAACTCCGCAATAATGCGGTTTATATAAGACATCATCGAGGCATTACCCATTCTGTTCCTGCCGTCATTCTTTGGCCCATTGGAATTACCGCCATCGCATCGCTCATTTTCCAGGAAGCCAATGTGCTGCATCTTTGGTTATGGACGTTTCTCGCCGTTTTCTTGCATGTTTTTGTCGATATCTTCAATGCTTACGGCACGCAGGCACTAAGGCCATTCTCAAGGAAATGGGTGGCTCTCGGCGTCATCAACACCTTTGACCCATACATTTTTGGAATCCATTGTGTCGGGATCATTCTATGGGTTTTAAGGATGGACCCGGTTATGATATTTACCACTATGTATTTGGTCATCATTGGCTATTATATTTTAAGATACCTCGTTCAACAATCGGTAAAAAATGCCGTGCGCAAAACGATTCCGGATGCGGAGGTCATCATTGTCGCTCCGACCATGCGTTTCTTTATCTGGCGGGTCGCAGCCAAATCCCAAACCCATTATTATGTGGGACGGGCATTTGGACGGACAATCAATATTTACGATAAATTCAAAATCCGCCCTTTGCCTAAAACGCCTCTGGTCGAAAAGGCCTTGAGCGATCCAAATTTATCCGCCTTTTTATCTTTCTCCCCAATTTATCATTGGGACATTTCCGAACTGGAAAACGGGCTCACGGAAGTCAGATTGATCGATTTGAGATACCGAAGCAATGAACGCTATCCATTCGTAGCGGTCGCCCATTTGGATGAAGACTTGAACATCGTCACTTCCTATACCGGTTGGATTTTCAGCGAAGACAAGCTTCAACGGAAATTGCAAATCGGAGCGAGCGATTAGTTTCCGCCCAAGCGGCTGACCATATGATAATCGGCTTCAAGTGTAAAGGAGCAACCTCTTAGTAGGGGTGCTCCTTTTCATTACTCTTCATCCAATAAATGCGCATATTTCGGATTGCGGCCTGCAAATTCATGGATTTTATCGCCATAGCTTTCAATCCACTGGCGGATGATTCTTTCCGTAAATTCAGGCCCTTTATAGCGGCGGCCCGCCTTTGCATAGGTCGCCTCAAAATCCGACCATAATAATTCAATCCATGTGCGGGCTTTGTTTTCTGATAAAAATGGATTCACTTCCAATAATTCTTCAGTCAATCGCTCAAGCATCATCGTGCTTGCGTCCATGTTATTCCTCCTCTTTCAGTGGAATGAGCATGGAAATTGGCAATGCTTCTTCAAATTTTTCTCCATGTAGTCGGAAGCCCCATGCAAAGCGCCCTTTCAAATATTCCACTTTGAAATATTCCCCTGGTGCCCCTTCTATTCTATAAATTTCACCAGGTTTG includes:
- a CDS encoding DUF402 domain-containing protein, producing the protein MTVPKEGETIQIHSYKHNGSIHRVWHETMVLKGTKNIIIGANDRTLVTEADGRTWLTREPSICYFHAEHWFNIICMLREDGVYYYCNMSSPFVFDNNAIKYIDYDLDLKVFPDKTYTLLDEDEYEQHKAEMGYPDVIDKILKRNVTKLLSWVKQKKGPFAQDFIEVWTNRYLFYKDMQSNNK
- the mutY gene encoding A/G-specific adenine glycosylase — encoded protein: MKYPYSQQFRQSLVEWFHEEKRDLPWRQTNDPYKIWVSEVMLQQTRVDTVIPYYQRFIDKYPTIESLANADEEELLKMWEGLGYYSRARNLQAGVKEVVEKYGGTVPNNRHDLQRLKGVGPYTAGAILSIAYNLPEHAVDGNVMRVLSRVLHIKEDISLVKTRKIFEEAVEQLIHPEYPGDFNQALMDLGAMICTPSSPKCLLCPVREYCLGFMEGDAEQLPIKTKKTKEKHEFYDVYIAVNDGKVLFEKRPEEGLLANMWQFPMMLKGKSSEDTKKQFELKYNVEIKNIIEEDFFEQKHIFSHLIWNLRCHLVDITENGELPEFAHYVTLKEIEGLPLPVPMVKIVNILNQYIFHSPE
- a CDS encoding metal-dependent hydrolase codes for the protein MDTGTHLVMGIALGGLSLIDPVVANHSVTFAAVLTGTIVGSQAPDVDTILKLRNNAVYIRHHRGITHSVPAVILWPIGITAIASLIFQEANVLHLWLWTFLAVFLHVFVDIFNAYGTQALRPFSRKWVALGVINTFDPYIFGIHCVGIILWVLRMDPVMIFTTMYLVIIGYYILRYLVQQSVKNAVRKTIPDAEVIIVAPTMRFFIWRVAAKSQTHYYVGRAFGRTINIYDKFKIRPLPKTPLVEKALSDPNLSAFLSFSPIYHWDISELENGLTEVRLIDLRYRSNERYPFVAVAHLDEDLNIVTSYTGWIFSEDKLQRKLQIGASD
- a CDS encoding YfhJ family protein; the encoded protein is MDASTMMLERLTEELLEVNPFLSENKARTWIELLWSDFEATYAKAGRRYKGPEFTERIIRQWIESYGDKIHEFAGRNPKYAHLLDEE
- a CDS encoding ABC transporter ATP-binding protein; protein product: MDSIRRYMRFVKPYYWEIILTLIIGVIKFGIPLFIPFLTKIVIDDILLNTELTDAERIKQLTYWLGGALVIFFIIRPPVEYYRQYFAQHVSNKVLYDIRKELYVHLQKLSLKFYSNHRAGDIISRFINDVEATKNFVMIGLMNLWLDMTTILIVIGIMLTMDWKLTIVAVISLPLFAISVKYFFGRLRALTRIRSQALANLQSYLHERVSGISIVKSFALEEHEQKIFDKENGEFLDKSLDHTRWNAKSFAVVNTITDIAPLLVIGFASYLIIQGQLSVGEMAAFMGYIERLYSPLRRLMNSSTTLTQSIASMDRMFSLMDEEYDVQNKPNALPLPPVTGKVEFQNVQFKYEEEGQPVLKSINFTIQPGETAAFVGMSGGGKSTIVSLIPRFYDVTSGSVKIDGKDVREVDIKTLRSQIGIVLQDNILFSDSVKQNILMGKPDATDEEVIAAAKAANAHDFIMSLPNGYDTKVGERGVKLSGGQKQRIAIARVFLKNPPILVLDEATSALDLESEALIQESLERLASDRTTIIIAHRLSTITHADKIFVIDHGEVAEEGNHESLMAKKGIYHDLFQIQNLD